One window from the genome of Hemitrygon akajei chromosome 4, sHemAka1.3, whole genome shotgun sequence encodes:
- the pnpla4 gene encoding patatin-like phospholipase domain-containing protein 4 isoform X2, giving the protein MLHLTFSACGFMAIYHLGAAVALHRHGHKLLAKMQNYAGASGGAMVAAVLLTQPETLEQCKEFTYEFAADVRRQMFGAITPGYDFMKFLREGMNSILTADAHTKAHSRLHVSVTNAKTLKNCMISSFPTREDLLTVLLASSFVPLYAGFKTVEYEGEISTKRSTSKNE; this is encoded by the exons ATGTTACACCTGACTTTCAGTGCCTGTGGATTTATGGCCATTTACCATCTGGGTGCAGCAGTTGCCCTACACAGACACGGACACAAACTCCTTGCCAAGATGCAGAACTACGCTGGAGCTTCTGGTGGAGCCATGGTCGCTGCCGTTCTGCTTACGCAGCCCGAAACGTTGGAG CAATGTAAAGAATTTACCTACGAGTTTGCCGCTGATGTCAGGAGACAGATGTTTGGAGCAATAACCCCTGGCTATGACTTTATGAAGTTTCTTAG GGAGGGCATGAACTCGATACTTACAGCTGACGCACACACGAAAGCTCACAGCCGGCTCCATGTCTCCGTCACAAACGCCAAGACTCTAAAAAACTGTATGATCTCCTCGTTTCCTACCAGGGAGGATCTCTTGACG GTTCTACTTGCCAGCAGCTTTGTGCCACTCTACGCTGGGTTCAAGACCGTGGAGTACGAAGGAGAA